The genomic stretch TTACCAGATACTCTATCTTATCGGATGTAAGGGGAAGGACCTTGCCGCCCGCCGCCCTTACCGCCGCCGTAGAACCCGCCGCGGTAGAGACCCAAACTCCGGAGCTCTTCTGTTCCTCCGTTTTGCCGCCTATTGTAAGCCTGTATTTCGAGGTGCTTGCCGGAAGGACGTTCGTGAAAAGCACGTCGTTAAGCGCCAGCTCGTCCAGCTTCTGGCCGTTTATCAGGACCTGAAGCCTGTGAAGTTTTATCGGCTTTTTCTTTCCCTCTTTCAGAGACCTTATGTACCCCTTCATCGTCTCGCCGGTCGCGGCGCAAAAGTATCCGACACTCTGCCTGCCGAACGACTTGATGCCCAAGATGGGCGAGTTGTGAACAAAGTGAGATGTGTAGAGCACCGTACCGTCGCCGCCAAGCGTAATGACGAGGTCCGCGTTAACGACATTCTTCAGCTGGCGGGTGCTTTTTACCCCAAATGGAATGCCGAACGATTTAAGGACCTCGTAGAGTCGGTTGAGCGTTGCAAGATGGAGAGAGCTGCCGCCGCCTATCTTTCCCGAGAATGATGCCGAAACCTGCTTATAGACGACTAAAACTTGATTTAGTTTCATGTCCGATATATATACTTAGAAAGTAAGCGCGTTGCAAGAGATACGTTCATTGACATAATGCCCAATATGCGACTGGTTTCTCAGGGGCGGGTGAGGTATTCGAGCGACCGGTGTCCAGCTTCGCTCACATGCCGCGAAGCTGGCACCTCGGCGCTCAGACGCGGCATCTATCGAACGGGCTGCCGTTGCCGCGTCTTCCGCGACGTCGCTCTCACACCCCACCCGCCCCTTCAAAACTCGCGTAAACCTTCCAATAAAGTTATCCCATTTGCTTGAAGAGGATGGCTGCCATGGGGAAAGCGGCCACTAGCGTTCCCGACGAACATTTGTTCGGAGGGATGACCGATAAGCCGTACGAGGTCAAAAAACATGTGAGCGGCTTTAAATTTTGGCGGCTGACCGAGCTTGCCGCAGGAAAGCCGCCAAAATTCAGCGGTCATTTTATATTCATCCTTCGACATGCTCAGGATGAGCGGATCAAAACAACCAAAGCCGCACATGTTTTTTGGCCGAGAAGGCTTGTCGGTCAAGCGTGGCCGAATTCCCCATGGCAGCCATCCTCTTCTCGAACAAAAGGGTCGCGGAATGGGCAATATGACAAGTTCGAGGTTAACTATGAGAAAACGAATAGGCATATTCGGCGGTTCTTTTGATCCCCCACACAAGGGGCATGTGGAAATATGCCGCCATCTTCTTGTCAAGAACGACGTCGACGAGATCTGGGCGGTCCCCTGCTTCATGCATCCCTACAACAAGGTGATGGCTCCTTTCAAAGACAGGGTCATGATGTGCAAGTTCGCCTTTGAGGAGTTCGGCGGCAGGGTGATAATATCGGACGCGGAAAAAAAGATGGGAGATGTGAGCTACACTATAAACACCATCGAACACTTCACCGAACGCTATCCGGAATATAAGTTCTATTTTATTGTTGGGAGCGATACCGCAAAGGACGCCGCAAAATGGAAGGATTCGGAAAAGATAAATTCTCTTATTCAATTGATCAGGGTTCCGCGAGGTCCCGATTCTTTGATACCGGACATAAGCTCAACGGATGTAAGAAATTGCATTAAGAACGGAAAGAGTTTTAAGGAGCTGGTCACCCGGCAGGTAGCCGTCTATATCGTCACGCACGGATTATACTCTTAAGGGCACCTCTAAAAACCCGTAAATTGCTCGTTCGTCCTGAGCCTGTCGAAGGATGAACCGTTATAAATCAACGTGTTGCAATTTTNNNNNNNNNNNNNNNNNNNNNGGGTGATGCTTTTTGGAATGAATTTGCCGCCGTCAATCTCATAACCAACACTGTACCTGGCATCATCCACTAAAACATCAACTGTTGAGGATCTGTTGCCACCCCCACCCGCCGCCGTACCTGCAGCGGCAATAATTTTCTTTTTCAACGCCGCCTCCGGATTTATCGCCTTTTTTACCGGCGCTTTCGCGGGTTCTACGGTAGGCGGCACCTCTTCCGGAGATAATTCTGGGACTTCCACATTATGCCCGAGGCCACGCAGCTGGTTCTGGATCCAGACGACCGCCGTGGGGACGTCCTTTACGCCGGCAGGCAGTTTGCCTGCCTCGTAGCCGAGTTCCTGCGGCGTATGACCGAAATGCGACTCCACTACCTTCATATAGTCCTGCATAAAGCGCTGCGCCCGCGCCTCCTGCGCCCTATCATACTGTTTCTGGAGGGCATCTATCTGACGCTGTATCTCCTTCTTATCTTCATCCTTCTTGGCCTCGCTCAATCTCTGCCGTAGCTGCTGGATCTTATCTTCCTTTATGGCCTTTATCTCGTTGATGTCGCTCCCCTGCCTCTCTATTCTCCTCATCGCCTCATCGGCAAGCTCTTTACTGTCAAATGCGGAAGCTATGGTCTGGACCTCTTCACGCGAATAACCTTTATCGACAAGCTTCCCTATATATTCTTCCTTATTTGCAATAGGTGTGGATGAACCAATCCCCAGAGAACGCACGATACCTGCGGTTTCATCGCCCATTGCAAAGATAGTGCCCTGATCAAAGTTGGTGGCGAACCAGTTGGCTATCTTCTCCATGTTCTGTTTGTATATCGAAAAGTCGTTACCGTTCTGAAGCCCGCTCACGAACTCGCTTAAGTGTTGCAGATAACCGCCGTCGCCCCTTGGGTCCGCCAGCGCCGCAACTCGGTCCGCGTCGTTCTTCGCCATATCCCATTTTCTTATGAACTCCGTCCTTGCCTTGGGATCGTTTATCCAATCTTTAACTATTTTTTCTGTTATTGTTCTAAGAGCCTTATCGTTCTTCTTGGCGTCGTTCCATGTGGAATCGTCGACCTTGTCGCCGTAGATATTGCTGAGAACATCTGTTTGTGTGGGAAGCTCCTTGCCGTTACCTATCCTTTCTCTTATGTATGATCTCCCCCTGTCGGCGGTATTTTTTGAGTCCGTGCCTTGTGGCACTTTCTTCTTTTCAGGGGGTGCGCTTGGTGCACCTATTCCCATCCGGGCGTACAACCTGTCTATTAAATTAGAAGCGGAGCCGTAACTATCTATTCCGCCCCAGCCCGGAGGCCACCCACCGGCTATACGCCCCACCGTAGCGGCGCCGGTCCATATGAACGACGGCATCGGATTCACAGGCGCAAATGAAAAACTCAAGGCCGCGCCGTAATCAAGCACGTCTCCAAACCCACCACCTCCAAAACTAATGCCCCCTATGTTCATAATCATTTCCCCTTCTATTGTTGTCCCCACGCAAGTGGAGACCTCGTTCATCTACTCTGGATCCCCGCTTTCTCGGGAATGACATCAACAATCTCTATTTAAGCGCACATTAAATTCTTGCCGTACGGTGACGTCCTGCACGTATTAAGCCTTGTTCTTATATCCTCTATCGTATCCTTGGCATCTGCCACGATAAGCTCAACCAGTTTCTGGTCCGGCTTATTGTAAGAGACCACCTCTTCCAGCGTAAGTTTCGGTTTTTCCGATTTCACAATGCCGTTCTGATACTGAACCGACGCCAGCTTCATTTCAACCTGTCCTAATTCGTCTGCCGTGGGGCTTATCACCCTGAAACCGATGCCCGCCCCTTTCATCTCAAGATGCGTAACCATATCACCCTGCACGTCGGCTATCTTATTTGCATGAATCGCGACCGATCTGCCTTCGGCCTGACATTCATCCTTGTCGCCGTCGCCGCCAACTCCGCCTCCCATGCTCCCCGACATTGCCAGCTTGTTGAACTTCTTGGCGTGTCCTGCGGCGTGGGCATAGGCCCCTTCCGGGGTATCTGCCTTATCCTCCTCTTTTTCGGTCTCTTCTACGTTATCGGCAGATCCTTCTTTTAGTTGCGTGGTTTCTTTGGCCCCTGCACTTGCCACTGCGGCATTGCCAGCCTGAAGGTTCGCAAGCTGTTTACCTGCCTGTTCGCCGGATGCGGTGGTCCTGCCGGACTCGGCCCCTGCAGGCTGTTTAACGGCCTCTTCCTGAGCTACCTTTGCGCCCTCCTTTAACTGCGGACCCTTTTGTGTCTCTGTAACGGGCGGTTTTACGCCGGCATCTGCCACGGGTTTTGCCTGCGTCCCTTGGGCCATGGCTATCGTATTTTGGAGATTTGGATTAACCCCCGCCTTTTGCGGCACACCTTGAGGAGGGGTTGACTGCTGCGAAAGATTTGCCTGCGCGTTGGTCTCATGACCTTGAGCACCCTGTTTTGCGTCTGTCTTTGGAACCGTACCGTTCGCAAGATGGTTGAAGCCTTTTGCCATCTCCTTTGCATCCGCAAATCTTGTTTCAGATGCGGCCTTCATCTCTTTTCTATCTGCACCCGTTGGAGATTTGGCCCCATCAACGGTTGATTGAGTGACCTTTGGATCGGCGGTTTTTACCCTTCTATCCGTCATTCTGTCGAGGGCGGTCTTTAAATGGCTGTTCGCCTCATCACCTCCGACCTTTTTCTCTTTAAGGGCGGCATCGCTTGCCATGGTGCCAACAGCGGTCGAACCCTTTGGAGATCGCAGGCCTTTGTACCTGTCATCTCCTGCGGTGATGGGGATATTGTTACTCACAATTTTAGCCATATACTTATCTCCTTTAGCCTATAAGCCATTGTTATATATGGGTTTATACCCATACAACGGCCTCCAAGGCCTGTATGTCACAATGATACTAAGCAAATTGCATACCAAGTTCGTGCTATTGTGCTATCGTGCCATTGCACTATCGAAGGGTTAAATAAGATTATATATATTATATTGTTATGAACATAACTTAAAGTTGGATAATTTAAGCGCTTAGAGAGTTACGCACTTACGCGCTTCTTAAAATGGAGAGAAAAGTCCTCTTTCTTTGAACCGCCGGTCAACCACCCGGTCACGGAGCAAGGTATGACAGACTAGAGTGATGGCCTTTGGATAAATTCAACCCATCGATTTACATAGGATTTTAATCTATTTGCTCCGTGACCGGCTGTTCAGGGAACGAGCGGGACTCTGATGCGTTTGATAGCGGACGCCCTGCCTGAGGTCTCGTCGAAACATATGGCTACGCCTTCGATACGCGCCCCGCCCTTGGCGACTTCGTAAGGGCGCCTATCACCGGTCAATATCCTCTTTATGGCGACATCTTTATCGAGCCCGATGACAGAATCGTGCGGACCTGTCATTCCAAGGTCGGTTATGTATGCGGTACCTTTTAAGCTTACTTCTTCGTCGGAGGTCTGCACATGCGTATGCGTTCCAACAAGCGCTGTTACTTCGCCGTCTATGAAATGGAGCATCGCGCGCTTTTCGCTGGTGGTCTCGGCGTGAAGATCGACAAAAATATTCGTGGTGATATTCCTTACTTCGGCTATCGCCTCTTTGATTCTCTTGAACGGACTTTCAACCTTTCTCCCCTTGTCATCCATGAAGATATTCCCCTGAACACAGATAACGCCTATGCGGGCCTTGTTCTTGGCGGTCGCGACAAGCCATCCCCTTCCGGGAAGGTGCCCTACAACGTTCAAGGGTCGTAGTATCTGATGGGTTGAAAAATATGGATGGAGACTGTCGTGCTCCCAGATATGATTCCCGGCGGTTATCACGTCGATAGGGCTCTTAAAAAGTTCTTCGGCGATCTTGTCTGTTATACCTTTTCCGCCGGCGGCGTTCTCACCGTTGACGATCACGAAATCGATCCCTTCTTCGGCAATTATTTTAGGCAGAAGCGTGGAAATGGCCCTTCGGCCAGGCTTACCGAACACGTCACCTATACATAAAATCTTCATTCAATTATATGCGGTGGATCCTTCGCTCCGCTCAGGATGACCACCTTCGATGGTCATTTTGCTATTTCGATGGCCCTTGTTTCACGGATGACCGTCACCTTGATCTGCCCGGGATAAGTCATCTCGGTCTCGATCTTCTTGGCGATATCCTTCGCAAGTACAAGCGAATTGGCATCGTTTATCTCGCCGGCATCAACCATGACCCGGATCTCGCGACCCGCCTGGATGGCGTATGACTTTTCAACTCCCCTGAAGGAGGTTGATATCCTCTCCAGGTC from Deltaproteobacteria bacterium CG11_big_fil_rev_8_21_14_0_20_49_13 encodes the following:
- a CDS encoding NAD(+) kinase, with protein sequence MKLNQVLVVYKQVSASFSGKIGGGSSLHLATLNRLYEVLKSFGIPFGVKSTRQLKNVVNADLVITLGGDGTVLYTSHFVHNSPILGIKSFGRQSVGYFCAATGETMKGYIRSLKEGKKKPIKLHRLQVLINGQKLDELALNDVLFTNVLPASTSKYRLTIGGKTEEQKSSGVWVSTAAGSTAAVRAAGGKVLPLTSDKIEYLVREPYFYTKKYRFKRGVLSSNAAVRIASSMQHGTIFIDGGSTQYPAPMGSTITIRSAKKPLSVYWR
- a CDS encoding TIGR00282 family metallophosphoesterase; amino-acid sequence: MKILCIGDVFGKPGRRAISTLLPKIIAEEGIDFVIVNGENAAGGKGITDKIAEELFKSPIDVITAGNHIWEHDSLHPYFSTHQILRPLNVVGHLPGRGWLVATAKNKARIGVICVQGNIFMDDKGRKVESPFKRIKEAIAEVRNITTNIFVDLHAETTSEKRAMLHFIDGEVTALVGTHTHVQTSDEEVSLKGTAYITDLGMTGPHDSVIGLDKDVAIKRILTGDRRPYEVAKGGARIEGVAICFDETSGRASAIKRIRVPLVP